A single region of the Garra rufa chromosome 20, GarRuf1.0, whole genome shotgun sequence genome encodes:
- the LOC141293762 gene encoding protein kinase C delta type-like codes for MDDDVECTMVEKRVLALAWENPFLTHLYCTFQSKEHLFFVMEYLNGGDLMFHIQDKGRFDLYRATFYSAEIICGLQYLHSKGIIYRDLKLDNVMLDKDGHIKIADFGMCKENMLGENRATTFCGTPDYIAPEILLGQKYSFSVDWWSFGVLLYEMLIGQSPFQGDDEDELFESIRMDVPHYPRWITKEAKDLLEKLFERDPTRRLGVVGNIRGHAFFKTINWPALEKREVSPPFKPKVKSPNDCSNFDREFLSEKPRLSQSDKNLIDSMDQMAFAGFSFINPKMETIIEK; via the exons ATGGACGATGACGTGGAGTGCACGATGGTGGAAAAAAGAGTGTTAGCATTAGCCTGGGAAAACCCTTTCCTCACACACCTCTACTGTACCTTTCAGTCGAAG GAGCACTTATTCTTTGTGATGGAGTATCTGAATGGAGGAGATCTGATGTTCCACATTCAGGATAAGGGGCGTTTTGATTTGTACAGAGCTAC GTTTTATTCTGCTGAAATCATCTGTGGACTACAGTACCTCCACTCTAAAGGAATTATATACAG AGATTTAAAGTTGGACAATGTGATGCTGGACAAGGATGGACATATAAAGATTGCAGACTTTGGTATGTGCAAAGAGAATATGCTTGGAGAAAACAGAGCAACCACGTTCTGTGGCACACCAGATTATATTGCTCCTGAGATACTGCTGGGACAGAAATACAGTTTCTCTGTGGACTGGTGGTCGTTCGGTGTGCTGCTCTACGAGATGCTGATAGGCCAGTCGCCGTTCCAGGGTGATGATGAAGATGAGCTGTTCGAGTCGATCCGCATGGATGTACCTCACTACCCACGATGGATTACCAAAGAGGCCAAAGACCTTCTGGAGAAG TTATTTGAGCGGGATCCGACTCGACGGCTTGGTGTTGTGGGAAATATACGTGGACATGCCTTCTTCAAGACAATCAATTGGCCTGCTCTGGAGAAACGAGAGGTGTCTCCCCCATTCAAGCCAAAAGTG AAATCCCCCAATGACTGTAGCAACTTTGACCGGGAGTTTCTCAGCGAGAAGCCTCGTCTCTCTCAAAGTGACAAGAACCTGATAGACTCCATGGACCAGATGGCGTTTGCTGGCTTTTCTTTCATTAACCCCAAAATGGAAACCATTATAGAAAAATAA